A window of the Torulaspora globosa chromosome 6, complete sequence genome harbors these coding sequences:
- a CDS encoding putative short-chain dehydrogenase/reductase translates to MKRDNSFEWHESPLESLALEALKVAVIGGTNGLGRAIALQLASRGAHVIVVGRSFKDSEVQNISFVQADLSSMEVARQIAQQIAPETLDILLFTTGIFASTSKQVTAEGLERDLAVSYLNRLVMLNEIAPKLRRTKNSLGFKPRVFSMGYPGSGELGTIDDLNQENSYGAIKAHMNTVAGNEALVRVAAERYPQLNIYGLNPGIVRTNIRDNLLGENSWKSYIIEGIIGWFTQTPEQYAAKMVPLMVAPELEKRSGTFYNNKAQGILPSEGMTPNYAASYVEASEELLKSKGLAK, encoded by the coding sequence ATGAAGAGAGATAATAGTTTTGAGTGGCATGAATCCCCTTTAGAATCGCTGGCCCTTGAGGCACTGAAGGTTGCGGTAATCGGAGGAACAAATGGCTTGGGTCGAGCCATTGCTCTGCAGCTGGCTTCCCGGGGAGCCCATGTGATTGTTGTTGGACGTAGTTTCAAGGACTCCGAGGTTCAGAATATCAGCTTTGTGCAGGCAGATTTGAGCTCGATGGAGGTAGCTCGACAAATTGCTCAACAAATTGCACCAGAGACACTGGACATCTTGTTGTTCACGACCGGTATCTTTGCAAGCACGTCGAAACAGGTGACAGCAGAAGGTTTGGAGCGGGATCTTGCAGTCAGCTATCTTAACAGACTAGTGATGCTTAACGAAATCGCTCCAAAGCTGCGCCGCACTAAGAACTCTTTAGGATTCAAGCCAAGAGTCTTTTCCATGGGCTATCCTGGTTCGGGAGAATTGGGCACGATTGATGATCTGAATCAGGAAAACAGCTACGGAGCTATTAAAGCACATATGAATACGGTTGCGGGCAATGAGGCGCTGGTTCGTGTTGCCGCAGAAAGATATCCCCAGCTTAATATTTATGGTTTGAACCCGGGAATCGTGAGGACAAACATCAGAGACAATCTACTGGGGGAGAACTCTTGGAAGTCATATATTATCGAAGGAATTATCGGGTGGTTTACTCAAACTCCCGAACAGTATGCAGCGAAGATGGTTCCTTTGATGGTCGCTCCGGAACTGGAAAAACGCAGTGGCACTTTTTACAATAACAAAGCTCAAGGAATCTTGCCCTCGGAAGGTATGACCCCAAACTACGCAGCCAGCTATGTAGAGGCCTCAGAAGAACTGCTCAAGAGTAAAGGTCTGGCGAAGTAA